The Syngnathus typhle isolate RoL2023-S1 ecotype Sweden linkage group LG6, RoL_Styp_1.0, whole genome shotgun sequence genome has a window encoding:
- the kbtbd3 gene encoding kelch repeat and BTB domain-containing protein 3: protein MAEEKESCNKIREGHTLLQVSNTHGLQLLGLLRSFRERGLLFDFTIKVQEHIFPCHRCVLAACSDFFRAMFEAAMRERDDGSVTLCNQCPVVVESFLDFAYSGEILITEGNVDSLFQLASFLQVSVLSRACSDFLLGTIDLGNCLSLLALAEAYGSASLLRSATDFVVQNFQALSDTQEFLDMQVNVLEECLRSDALCVASEEAVVMSLLKWIRHDLLGRQKLLPTLLSLTRLHQLPPHAFQSLRDSDLLSGNHSCMALISEARSRQSQHSGLFTDARPATTQSYIYIHKTEENGVVRHSFCYCLETDRWTELEFNQEDGTNKMPDLPGSHLTSYAEKMFITGGCRGNCYRAVRIHVAEPSHDATDEVWCFSPVTRTCTPAPAMPKPRTMHTAVVCLDRVYVIGGRTKGHRGAAPGLLEVDYYDPLAKSWFSVSPLPTAIFYPEASACGSVIYTLGSEVEITDSFNPSLDCFFSYDAQQDQWCRLVAEFGQFFHATLVKAVSIHKTLHLCDLSTYKVYSFCPETCVWKGEGSFECAGFNAGAVGIRDKIYILGGDYSPDEITDEVQVYHSDRSQWEEVAPMPRALTEFHCQSISFNRHTNPWSDIE, encoded by the exons ATGGCTGAGGAAAAAGAGTCCTGCAACAAGATCCGAGAGGGTCACACCTTGCTGCAGGTGTCCAACACACATGGACTTCAGTTGCTGGGTCTACTCAGGTCATTTCGGGAGCGAGGCCTACTGTTCGATTTCACCATAAAAGTCCAGGAACATATTTTCCCCTGTCATCGCTGTGTTCTTGCTGCATGCAGTGATTTCTTCAG ggCCATGTTTGAAGCAGCTATGCGAGAACGTGACGATGGTTCTGTAACATTGTGTAACCAGTGTCCGGTTGTGGTGGAGTCCTTCCTGGATTTTGCCTACTCTGGTGAAATTCTTATCACAGAAGGGAACGTAGACTCTCTGTTTCAACTTGCCTCCTTTTTGCAG GTGTCAGTTCTATCCAGAGCCTGTAGTGACTTCTTGTTAGGAACGATAGATCTTGGTAACTGCCTGTCACTTTTGGCCCTTGCTGAAGCATATGGCTCAGCCTCCCTCCTCCGAAGTGCCACCGACTTTGTGGTTCAAAACTTCCAAGCCCTTTCTGACACACAAGAATTCCTGGACATGCAG GTGAATGTGTTGGAGGAGTGCCTCAGGTCAGATGCCCTCTGTGTGGCCAGTGAGGAGGCTGTGGTCATGTCACTTCTAAAATGGATCCGCCATGACCTTCTCGGAAGACAGAAGCTGCTACCCACATTGCTATCTCTAACGAGACTTCACCAGCTACCGCCACATGCATTTCAG TCTCTTCGTGATTCAGATCTGCTGAGCGGCAATCATTCCTGTATGGCTCTGATCTCCGAGGCTCGGAGCAGACAAAGTCAGCACAGTGGATTGTTCACCGATGCCAGACCTGCCACCACACAGAGCTACATTTATATCCACAAGACGGAGGAGAACGGAGTTGTCCGCCACTCTTTCTGCTACTGTTTGGAAACAGACCGGTGGACGGAGCTTGAATTCAACCAGGAGGATGGAACAAACAAAATGCCAGATCTGCCAGGCTCCCATCTGACTAGCTATGCTGAGAAG ATGTTTATCACTGGAGGTTGCCGTGGAAACTGTTACCGGGCAGTACGAATCCACGTGGCGGAGCCTTCCCATGATGCTACCGATGAGGTGTGGTGCTTCTCCCCTGTAACAAGAACCTGCACACCTGCTCCAGCGATGCCGAAACCCCGAACCATGCACACAGCAGTGGTCTGTCTGGACCGAGTTTATGTCATTGGAGGGCGGACGAAGGGACACAGAGGGGCTGCTCCCGGTCTGCTagag GTGGACTATTATGACCCATTGGCCAAGAGCTGGTTCTCAGTCAGTCCTCTGCCAACTGCAATCTTCTATCCTGAGGCCAGTGCTTGTGGCAGCGTTATCTACACACTGGGGTCGGAGGTGGAGATAACCGACTCCTTCAATCCCTCACTTGACTGTTTCTTCAGCTATGATGCCCAACAGGACCAGTGGTGTCGCCTGGTGGCAGAGTTTGGCCAGTTTTTCCATGCAACGCTGGTAAAGGCTGTCTCAATTCATAAAACACTGCACCTCTGTGACCTGTCCACTTACAAG GTGTACAGTTTCTGTCCAGAGACTTGTGTGTGGAAAGGAGAGGGATCATTTGAGTGTGCGGGGTTCAATGCTGGAGCAGTTGGTATACGAgacaaaatatacattttagGTGGTGATTATTCCCCTGATGAGATTACAGATGAAGTCCAG GTGTATCACAGTGACAGGAGTCAATGGGAGGAAGTGGCGCCCATGCCCAGAGCTCTGACTGAATTCCATTGCCAGAGCATCAGTTTCAACAGACACACTAACCCGTGGAGTGATATAGAATGA
- the LOC133155859 gene encoding sarcolipin, translated as MDRSVQELFLNFMIVLITVLLMWLLVKTYQD; from the coding sequence ATGGATCGCTCGGTGCAGGAACTCTTCCTCAACTTCATGATCGTCTTAATCACCGTTCTCTTGATGTGGCTGTTGGTGAAAACATATCAGGACTAA